In Mycobacterium sp. JS623, one genomic interval encodes:
- the lat gene encoding L-lysine 6-transaminase, translated as MTAVLTPAVLRPDDVRDVLARSILADGLDFVLDIDRSSGSYLVDARTGDRYLDMFTFFASSALGMNHPALADDEDFRTELAQAAVNKPSNSDVYSVPMARFVDTFARVLGDPALPHLFFVDGGALAVENALKVAFDWKSRHNEAHGRGPDLGTMVLHLRGAFHGRSGYTLSLTNTDPNKVARFPKFDWPRIDAPYIRPGADMDAVEGETLRQARAAFEAHPHDIACFIAEPIQGEGGDRHFRPQFFAAMRELCDEFDALLIFDEVQTGCGLTGTPWAYQQLGVAPDVVAFGKKTQVCGIMAGRRVDEVRDNVFAVSSRINSTWGGNLVDMVRSRRILETIEAEDLLVRAAGAGRYLLDRLEGLAAEFPASVLDVRGRGLMCAFSLSSGGERDELIRRLWDRRVIMLASGPDSVRFRPALTVSRDEVDIAVAAVRKVLTQMRSAGE; from the coding sequence ATGACTGCCGTCCTGACACCTGCCGTCCTGCGTCCCGACGACGTCCGCGACGTGCTGGCCCGCAGCATCCTGGCCGATGGGCTGGACTTCGTCCTCGACATCGACCGGTCATCGGGCTCGTACCTGGTGGACGCCCGCACGGGCGACCGCTACCTCGACATGTTCACGTTCTTCGCGTCCTCCGCGCTGGGCATGAACCACCCGGCACTTGCCGATGACGAGGACTTCCGCACCGAACTCGCGCAGGCCGCGGTGAACAAACCAAGCAATTCGGACGTGTACAGCGTGCCGATGGCCCGCTTCGTCGACACGTTCGCCCGCGTGCTCGGTGATCCCGCACTGCCGCACCTGTTCTTCGTCGATGGTGGCGCGCTCGCCGTCGAGAACGCTCTGAAGGTGGCGTTCGACTGGAAGAGCCGACACAACGAGGCGCACGGTAGAGGTCCCGATCTCGGCACCATGGTGTTGCACCTGCGCGGTGCGTTCCACGGCCGCAGCGGCTACACGCTGTCGCTGACCAACACCGACCCCAACAAGGTGGCGCGCTTCCCGAAGTTCGACTGGCCCCGCATCGACGCGCCCTACATCAGGCCTGGAGCCGATATGGATGCCGTCGAAGGCGAGACGCTGCGACAGGCGCGCGCCGCGTTCGAGGCGCATCCTCACGACATCGCCTGCTTCATCGCCGAGCCGATCCAGGGCGAAGGTGGCGACCGCCACTTCCGTCCGCAGTTCTTCGCGGCGATGCGGGAGCTGTGCGACGAGTTCGATGCGCTGCTCATCTTCGACGAGGTGCAGACCGGCTGCGGGCTGACCGGAACTCCTTGGGCCTACCAGCAATTGGGCGTCGCGCCAGACGTCGTGGCCTTCGGCAAGAAGACGCAGGTGTGCGGCATCATGGCGGGCCGCCGGGTCGATGAGGTGCGCGACAACGTATTCGCTGTCAGCTCGCGCATCAACTCCACCTGGGGCGGCAACCTGGTCGACATGGTGCGGTCCCGCCGCATCCTGGAGACCATCGAGGCCGAAGATTTGTTGGTACGGGCCGCCGGGGCGGGCCGCTACCTGCTCGACCGACTCGAGGGCCTCGCAGCGGAGTTTCCGGCATCGGTGCTCGACGTGCGCGGCCGCGGGTTGATGTGTGCGTTCAGCCTGTCGAGCGGCGGGGAGCGCGACGAGTTGATACGTCGGCTGTGGGATCGCCGCGTCATCATGCTGGCCAGCGGCCCCGACAGCGTGCGCTTCCGGCCGGCGCTGACGGTGTCACGTGACGAGGTCGACATCGCCGTTGCGGCGGTACGCAAGGTGCTCACGCAGATGCGGTCAGCCGGCGAATAG
- a CDS encoding restriction endonuclease: MSGLRPTIRDVRLKGYVVTGVVSGVAAYLLGASPLWSLAIGALGPAVLAALPHFVRGALVGLGTRDDVAAEMSGVEFEDYVARVVRSCGVPVIMTSVTGDWGVDIIVGRRPNRLAIQCKRQARPVGTSAIQEVVAGAPMQDCAKTMVVTNHEFTPAARKLAELHGCELVGRTELTRLRSTIRRLTASA, translated from the coding sequence ATGTCGGGGCTCAGACCTACCATTCGAGACGTGAGGTTGAAGGGGTATGTCGTGACGGGCGTCGTATCGGGGGTCGCCGCATACCTTCTCGGCGCCTCCCCGCTGTGGAGCCTCGCGATTGGCGCCCTGGGGCCTGCAGTACTGGCGGCGCTGCCCCACTTCGTTCGTGGCGCACTTGTCGGTCTTGGCACCCGCGACGACGTAGCCGCCGAGATGTCAGGGGTGGAGTTCGAAGACTACGTCGCTCGGGTGGTTCGATCCTGCGGCGTGCCCGTGATCATGACATCGGTGACGGGCGACTGGGGGGTCGACATCATCGTCGGCCGACGGCCGAACCGCCTTGCGATTCAATGCAAGCGGCAGGCCCGGCCGGTCGGCACCAGTGCCATTCAGGAGGTGGTCGCGGGTGCGCCCATGCAGGATTGCGCCAAGACCATGGTGGTGACCAACCACGAATTCACGCCTGCGGCACGCAAACTCGCGGAGTTGCATGGCTGCGAGCTCGTCGGCCGAACCGAACTGACTCGGCTGCGGTCGACTATTCGCCGGCTGACCGCATCTGCGTGA
- the mbp1 gene encoding microaggregate-binding protein 1 encodes MTDKKNTGPEEGIKGVVEDVKGKAKEAVGTVTGRDDMVREGKAQQDKADAQQDVAKKEAQADSARAGAKAAEKRQEAEQRP; translated from the coding sequence ATGACCGACAAGAAGAACACCGGTCCTGAAGAAGGCATCAAGGGCGTCGTCGAGGACGTCAAGGGCAAGGCCAAGGAAGCGGTCGGCACTGTGACGGGCCGTGACGACATGGTCCGCGAGGGCAAGGCTCAGCAGGACAAGGCCGACGCTCAGCAGGACGTCGCGAAGAAGGAAGCGCAGGCCGATTCGGCTCGCGCAGGCGCCAAGGCCGCCGAGAAGCGCCAAGAGGCGGAGCAGCGGCCGTAA
- a CDS encoding PAS and ANTAR domain-containing protein translates to MTDELTDLEGRMPLEQALAGGEPQRIGWFRFYFADERWEWSPQVERMHGYEPGTAHPTTDLVLSHKHPDDYGQVAATLDEIRRTAGAFSTRHRIIDTQGNVHHVVVVGDQNFDDAGEVIGTHGFYVDVTPAIHEVHHESLSEAVAEIAEARSGIEQAKGMLMVIYRISADSAFELLKWRSQETNTKLRALAEQITRDFLDLPYDEMLPARAVYDRLLLTAHLRVES, encoded by the coding sequence ATGACAGATGAACTGACCGATCTCGAGGGGCGGATGCCCCTCGAGCAGGCTCTGGCGGGGGGAGAACCCCAGCGCATCGGTTGGTTCCGCTTCTACTTCGCTGACGAACGCTGGGAATGGTCGCCCCAGGTCGAACGCATGCATGGTTACGAGCCCGGGACAGCGCATCCGACCACGGACCTGGTGCTGTCGCACAAACATCCAGACGACTACGGACAGGTCGCCGCGACTCTGGATGAGATCCGGCGCACGGCCGGGGCGTTCTCGACCCGGCATCGCATCATCGACACCCAAGGAAATGTTCACCACGTGGTCGTGGTCGGCGACCAGAATTTCGACGACGCAGGCGAGGTCATCGGCACGCACGGCTTTTATGTCGACGTGACACCCGCGATTCACGAGGTCCATCACGAGAGCCTCTCGGAGGCGGTGGCCGAGATCGCTGAGGCCCGCAGCGGCATCGAGCAGGCCAAGGGCATGCTCATGGTGATCTACCGCATCAGCGCCGACTCCGCGTTTGAGCTGCTGAAATGGCGATCTCAGGAAACCAACACCAAGCTGCGTGCGCTCGCCGAGCAAATCACCAGGGACTTCCTCGACCTTCCCTATGACGAGATGTTGCCGGCCCGCGCGGTCTACGACAGGTTGCTGTTGACCGCGCATCTGCGCGTCGAATCCTGA
- the usfY gene encoding protein UsfY, which translates to MKGPKDPVDHARTTRPHAGESMKDNKIMPGLIVIGVALVLFVSCLAAFATGHHDVGLTLSSLSAAGFILGSAWLAIEHLRVRRIEERWYAEHPDAHRQRPSS; encoded by the coding sequence ATGAAAGGCCCGAAGGATCCTGTCGACCACGCGAGGACAACGCGGCCGCACGCCGGTGAGTCGATGAAGGACAACAAAATTATGCCGGGGCTCATCGTGATCGGCGTTGCCCTGGTGCTTTTCGTGTCGTGCCTTGCGGCGTTCGCCACCGGCCACCATGACGTCGGCCTGACACTGTCATCACTGTCCGCCGCTGGCTTCATCCTCGGGTCGGCGTGGCTGGCCATCGAGCATCTACGGGTGCGTCGCATCGAAGAGCGTTGGTACGCAGAGCATCCCGACGCGCATCGGCAGCGCCCAAGTAGTTGA
- a CDS encoding Lrp/AsnC family transcriptional regulator has product MGEPLDEIDRILARELVADGRATLAHLATVAGLSVSAVQSRVRRLESRGVVTGYSARLNPEAVGHMLSAFVAITPLDPSQPDDAPARLEHIEEIESCYSVAGEESYVLLVRVESARALEDLLQRIRTAANVRTRSTIILQTFYAGRDYVPE; this is encoded by the coding sequence ATGGGCGAACCGCTCGATGAGATCGACCGCATCCTGGCGCGAGAGTTGGTCGCCGACGGCCGGGCCACGCTGGCCCACCTGGCGACGGTGGCGGGACTGTCGGTGTCGGCCGTCCAGTCCCGGGTGCGCCGGCTGGAGTCGCGTGGCGTGGTGACCGGGTATTCGGCCCGGCTCAACCCCGAAGCGGTCGGGCACATGCTCTCGGCGTTCGTGGCCATCACTCCCCTCGATCCTTCCCAACCCGATGATGCGCCCGCCCGGCTCGAACACATCGAGGAAATCGAGTCGTGTTACTCGGTGGCAGGCGAAGAGAGCTACGTCCTGCTCGTGCGTGTCGAGTCGGCGCGGGCGCTCGAAGACTTGCTGCAACGGATCCGGACGGCGGCAAACGTGCGGACTCGAAGCACGATCATCTTACAGACTTTTTACGCTGGACGCGACTATGTGCCGGAATAG